GACACACAGTCTGATCGATCACGATTTTTCCGCTCACCTCACGATATCCATCATCATTTGTGTATATTCAACACAATATTAGTAGTAATTGCTATATATTCCTATGGTCTTGTGATCGCATGGTGACGATTGCCCTCTCCTATCCGTCACAGGGAGCAAATCCCTTGAAAACCGACGTGTTTGCCGATCTCACCACGTGGGCGGATGTGCGGTGGTTGGACCCACAGATCGATCATCCCGACTTGGTGAATGAGCGGATCGATCTGTATCATATGGCCCGCCAGCAACCCGCGTCGCTTCGTGACTTAGGTCGCGCCTGTCGGGCAGGGATTCCGACAATTAATCCGTACGAAGGGGTTGTTCTGCTCGCCGATCGATTCGCCTGCACGCGCCAGTTGGCCGAGATAGGAATCCGCGTTCCCGAGTCACAGTACGGACGAGCGACCGAAATCGAGCTCGAACCACCAGTGATCGTCAAATCCCGCTACGAGATAGGATCAGGAGATCACGAGATACTGCGTTTTGACGACGATCCCGACTTCACTGGCCAGCAGTTCGTTCAGAAGTATGTGCCTCACACGAGAGAGATCAAGCTCCACTGTGCAGGTGAAGCCGTTCGGGCAGTCGCTATCGATCCCACTCACGACAGGTGCCGAGAGTGTGCAGTGACGCCACAGCTCAGATCGGTTGCCGAACGGATCCGCCAGCTGATGGGCATGGAGCTGTTCGAAGTTGATCTCGTCGGCGATGATGCGCTCTTCGTCGTTGATGTCAACCCAGCGATTAGTCTTCGTGGTGTAGTCGATGGAAAAGCGGTGTACGAAACGCTTCTTTCTCAACCGCTTCGTGATCGGTCTGTCGAAGGATCGCTCACTCATGCAAGCAGCTGATATTAGTGATACGTTAGTCATAGCACGCTGCTTTGGTTTTTGGCCTACGCGGCAATTCCACGAATCGATCGCCAGAACAACACGAGTTCCTCGACACTCACAGTAGTATGACCAGACCGAACGTGTTTGTCAGAGCAAAAGTGTTATAACCCCCGCTACTAACGACGCAGTTGTATGGCAGATAGGCACACACAATCACGGCGTGGCTATTTAAAAGCGGTTGGAGTTGCGAGTGCGATCGGCCTCACTGGGCTTTCAGGCTGTGTTGACCGACTCACAGGAAGCGGTGGTAGTGGTCCCATCAACTTCGGATCAATCCTTCCCATTACTGGTGACCTCTCTGATTTCGGTTCAGGGATGCAGAAAGGAGTCAATCTCGCAGTCGAGGATATGAACGACGCAGGTGGGCCGCTTGGGCGTACCGTCGAACATTCGGGGAAGGACTCCGAGACAGACGCCCAGAAGGCGAAGAACAAGTACGAAACACTCGTGAGTGAGAACGAGATTGTCGGCTTCGTTGGGGCAGCGTCCTCCGGTGTCTCTGTTCCGCTGGCAAAGACCATTGCGAGTGATCAAGTAATGCAGGTCAGTCCAGCATCCACGAGTCCTGTACTAAAGAATCTTGGATTCGGTGACCCAGACGACACGAAGTATTTCGCTCGCACCGCGCCGAATGACTCCCAGCAGGGTATCATCATGGGGATGGCGATGAACGAGTTCGTCAATGCCAAGTCGGCCGCATTCCTCCACGTCAACAACGCCTACGGGGAAGGACTGGCGAAGAAAGCACAGGAGAACTTCAACGGAGAGACGCTCCAGCTGGTCCCCTACAGTTCGAAAACCTCCGACTATACGTCGACGCTCGATAAGCTGTTCAAGGGCAACCCGGACGCGGTCGGGTTCGTCGGCTACCCAGAGTCCGGCCGCTCCATCCTCCAAACGTGGAAAGGTGGGGGCTACGGGGGGAACTGGGTCCTCAGCGAGGGACTCAACTCGACGGAGTTCTTCGGCAAGATTCCGGACATCGTGAATGGAATGTACGTCTCCTCACCCGACCCCGAGTCAACCAAAGGTGCAGACAAGTTCAAGAAGGCGTTCGGAGGCGAACCCAAAGTCTTCTCGCCACACTCCTACGACGCTGCGTTCCTCATGGGACTCGCTATTCACAAGGCGGGCGAGGCGTCGGGAACTGCGATCGCACAGAACATTCAGTCGATCTCTCGACCCGACGGCGAAACAGTCACTGTCGGTGAGTTCGACAAAGCGAAGAAAGCGCTGGATGAGGACAAAGCCATCAACTACGCAGGCGCATCCAGTCCAGTTGATCTGAACAAGAATCTCGAACCACTCAACCGATTTGCAATCCTCCAGGTCGAGAATAATGCGACTGTGAAGTCGGTCAAGACGGTTCCGCGATCGTTCTTCGAAGGAAAAGTCTAACCCAATCCACAGCTGACGACATCTTCGGTGCTTGGTTCTGATTACCGATACACAGTTTTCGACTGCACGTGAGATGACCGGTACTCTTCACAAACCAACAGAGATCATACCACGAAGAAAGCGCGACGGGAACGAGACACGAATTCGGAAGCGATGCAGTGCAGTGCAGTGCAGTGCAGTGCGGTGCAGTATGATGTTCTTGGTGGGTAACGGAGTGGGTGTTACGACTTGGAGCCGGTTGCTTGGCTTTCCTCGGGTCCATCGTCATCGACACTGGCATTGTCTTCGTCTTCGTCATTGCCACTGTCACCGCCGCCTCCACCAAGATACAGTTCGGCCACCTCCTCGTTTCCGAGGAGCGCTTCACCGGTGTCCTCGAAGCGATTTTCTCCCATTTCAAGCACATAGCCGCGGTCGGCACGGCTGAGTGCCTTGCGAGCGTTCTGCTCGACCATGAGGACGGCAGTGCCGGACTCGTTGATAGCATCGATCTTATCGAACACCTCATCAACGAGGTCGGGAGCCAGTCCCGCAGAGGGTTCATCGACGAATAATAGGCCGGGGTCGACCATCAGCGCCCGACCCATCGCAAGCATCTGTCGCTGTCCCCCCGAAAGGCTTCCAGCACGCTGATTCTTACGCTCATCGAGGACAGGAAACTGGTCGTACACCTCGTTGAGAGTTTCCTGTGGAACGGAGTCGAGGATGTACGCGCCCATTTCGAGATTCTCCTCGACAGTGAGGTTCGGGAAGACGTTCTCGGTCTGTGGAACGTACACCATTCCCTTGCGCGTGATTTCGTCCGGACGGTTCGCGGTGATGTCTTCTCCGTCGTACGTGACAGAGCCTTCCCAGCACGGAATGAGACCGAAGATGGCCTTCATCGCTGTGGATTTGCCAGCGCCATTCGGACCGATGATGCAGACGATCTCATTCTCGTTGACGTCGATCGAGACACCATGCAGAATCTCGGCATCGCCGTACCCGCTGACGATATCACGGGCTTCGAGTAGTACCATCTGTCATCCCCCCAAGTACGCGTCGATAACGCGCTCATCTGACTGCACTTCGTCCGGCGATCCTTGCATCAACTTCTTGCCTTCGCTCATGACAATAACTGTATCAGAGAGGTTCATGATGACTTCCATGTCGTGTTCGACGATGAGAAACGTGTATCCATCGGCTCTGAGGTCGCGGATACGTTTGATGAGTTTTTGTGTCAGGGTTGGGTTGACGCCAGCAACGGGTTCGTCGAGGAGAATGAGATCAGGCTCCATCATGAGCACACGGCCCAACTCGACGAGTTTGCGCTGCCCGCCACTCAAGTTCCCCGCCTCTTCGTTGGCAAGGTGATCGATTTCGAGGAACTCAAGCATCTGGTAGGTCTCCTGCTGGAGATCCGACTCCTCTTTCGCAACGGCTCCTTGTCTGAACCAAGCGTTCAGGAGGTTCTCGCCCGACTGTTCTTTCTTTGCGAGCATCAAATTTTCGAGGACAGTCATCCCCTTTAGCTCACGAGTGATCTGAAACGTCCGGACCAATCCCTCGTTCGCCAGGCGGAACGGACGAGTGTAGGTGTGCTCTGAGGCTTCCTTGTAGCGCTCCTGTCCGGCGTAGACAGCAGCACCGATGCCAGCACCAACAGCAGTTGCACCGGCGAGCATCGGAGTCGCCAGTCCGTAGTAGGCAGCGCCCGATAAGGCAATCCCACCGAACGTCATTCCAGACGCACCGTACCAGATATTCTTCTCTTCGCTGCTTGGCTGCATTATCTCCTGCGTGTCGGTGCCTCGATAGCTGATGACGCCACCATCGGGTTCGTAGAACCCACTGATGAGGTTGAACGTCGTCGTTTTGCCGGCACCGTTTGGGCCGATGAGACCAGTAACGGTCCCTTCTTCGACATCGAACGACGCCCCATCAACAGCGGTGACGCCGCCGAACGACTTGCGCAGTTCGTCGACATTCAGTAGTGCGGTCATTCTGAATCCACCTCGATTGTTCGGTGTTCCTCACCCCAGATACCCTCCGGTCGGTAGTAGAGGATGACGATGAGAAGCGCACCGATAATAACGAGCCGAAGCGCCCGAATCGATGACCCAGCAGCTGCTGGGAAGAACTCCGCGAGATCAGACGTCGCCCGGGAGAAACTCCAGAAGATGACCGACCCGAGAATCGCCCCCCGGTTGTTCGCCGTGCCACCGATGATGACCATCAGCAGGACGAAGAACGTCACGTCCATGCGGAAGATAGACCACGTCAGCGACTGGAACTGAATCGCGGTGAGGCCTCCTGCAAATCCTGCAATAGCGCTCCCGACTGCCATACTTTGTACCTTGTAGGTGAACGTGTTCTTACCAAGCGCCGTAGCGACGTCCTCGTCCTCACGAATCGCTTTCAGAACACGACCGAACGGCGACTGTACCGCCGTTTCCGAGAGATAGTACATCAGTCCGAGCGTTGAGAACACCATCACGAGTAGGAAGCGGTCGTACTCGATGACAATGCCGAGACTCTGATGGAACTGCAGCATCCAGATCAGGTTCTGGAACGTGCTGAGGATTGCACTCCCCACACCGCCATTCTGTAACGGTGAGATGAGCGACACCCCGAAGTACCGGACGATGAACAGCCAAACAGCGCCGATTCCGACGATCGTGACCACGTTGACATTATCCGATCCGTATCGGTCCCAGTTCCGGCTAAGGTACACTAATCCGTAGACGTACGCCGCGAGGAGTACAACGGTCAGCAGCATCCCGATGGCGCTGGTCATCTCATTCTGGTCGTTCCCGAGAACAATGAGTGGGGCGAGTGAGACGAAGAACAGCACCGTCAGTGCAAGTCCGTAGAGTGCGTCAGATGCGGTCGCTTCGGAAAAGTAGCGTCGAACGCTGACGTACGCGTACACCCACGTGAACAGCGAGAATGTGCCGACGAACACCAGGGCAATGAGTTCGTTGATTGCAGCCGGCGTCACAACCGTCGCAACCGTTGCGATGACGCCAGCGAGGAACCCAGCAATGAGCACATTGACCATCTGATTGTCCGCCTTGTGGGCGCGTCGACCGAAGAAGTAGCCCACACCGAGTGTGGTTAGTGCGAACGTGCCGTTCGCGATCATCCTTCGAGCACTGTCGAATTTCGTGATGCTCGGTAGACGAGCGAGCGCGTACGTTGCTGCCATCCAGAACAGCGCCACCAAGACGCCAAACACGATTGCAGAACCCAACGTCTCCCCGGGTACCGGGAAGAGGTTGTTCAATGGACGCTCGAATCCGGCCAGCGCGCGTGGGCCATTGGCCAACCAGCGCTCCGACCGAAACAGCTGCTGGACGATATATGCCATCCCGAGCAGCGTGATAGCGAGGTAGTCCTCACGGAGCCTGATAGCCGGAAGGGAGACGAGTGCTCCAATGACTCCAGCGAACAGCGATGCGAGTACGATTGCGACGATCCACGGCAGTCCAAGGCCGAGGATGTACTGTTGTCCGGGCGACGTTGGCGGCAACACCAGCAGGGCGGTCATATACCCACCGAGCAAGTAGAACGCCACGTGGCCGATTTCGAGGAGGCCAGTGTACCCGAACTTGATGTTCATTCCCAGCGCCAAGATAGCGAAGATACCAACCGAGATTCCGAACGCAACGAGACTTCCGGAAATCGCCATGTCAGTTCCCCCCCACGATGCCTTCCGGCTTGACGAGCAGTACGATGAACAGTACGACGAAAGCGATCGGGACGCGGTAGTTGTTCCCCACTGGGAGGACGGTGAATCCGACATCCATCGCCAGTCCCACGACGTAACTACCGATGATAACGCCGTAGATAGAGCGAATGCCCCCGAGAATGACAGCGGCGAACATCGGCAACAGCAGGAAAAAGCCGATATTGACTTGCACGCGTGCGAGCGTCAGACCGAGGAGAACGCCCGCAATGCCCGCGAACACGCCTGCGATGATCCACGTCGCCATCATCACGCGATCAGTGTTGATGCCGGTTACCTTTGCAAGACTCAGGTTGTCCGATGAGGCCCGCATTGCTGTCCCGAGCTTTGTTTCCTGTAACAGGACGTGAAGCGACGCCATCATCAACAGCGCGATGAGAACAATGAACATCTTCAACGGGAAGACGCGAAATCGGGTCGCGTAAACGAAGTCAGCAGCAGTCTGTGGAACAGTCCGACTCCCAGCAAGGAGCCATCCAAGAACGATCAGTGAGACGACGAACGTGATAACGCCT
The nucleotide sequence above comes from Halocatena marina. Encoded proteins:
- a CDS encoding ABC transporter ATP-binding protein, with translation MVLLEARDIVSGYGDAEILHGVSIDVNENEIVCIIGPNGAGKSTAMKAIFGLIPCWEGSVTYDGEDITANRPDEITRKGMVYVPQTENVFPNLTVEENLEMGAYILDSVPQETLNEVYDQFPVLDERKNQRAGSLSGGQRQMLAMGRALMVDPGLLFVDEPSAGLAPDLVDEVFDKIDAINESGTAVLMVEQNARKALSRADRGYVLEMGENRFEDTGEALLGNEEVAELYLGGGGGDSGNDEDEDNASVDDDGPEESQATGSKS
- a CDS encoding ABC transporter ATP-binding protein, translated to MTALLNVDELRKSFGGVTAVDGASFDVEEGTVTGLIGPNGAGKTTTFNLISGFYEPDGGVISYRGTDTQEIMQPSSEEKNIWYGASGMTFGGIALSGAAYYGLATPMLAGATAVGAGIGAAVYAGQERYKEASEHTYTRPFRLANEGLVRTFQITRELKGMTVLENLMLAKKEQSGENLLNAWFRQGAVAKEESDLQQETYQMLEFLEIDHLANEEAGNLSGGQRKLVELGRVLMMEPDLILLDEPVAGVNPTLTQKLIKRIRDLRADGYTFLIVEHDMEVIMNLSDTVIVMSEGKKLMQGSPDEVQSDERVIDAYLGG
- a CDS encoding ABC transporter substrate-binding protein — protein: MADRHTQSRRGYLKAVGVASAIGLTGLSGCVDRLTGSGGSGPINFGSILPITGDLSDFGSGMQKGVNLAVEDMNDAGGPLGRTVEHSGKDSETDAQKAKNKYETLVSENEIVGFVGAASSGVSVPLAKTIASDQVMQVSPASTSPVLKNLGFGDPDDTKYFARTAPNDSQQGIIMGMAMNEFVNAKSAAFLHVNNAYGEGLAKKAQENFNGETLQLVPYSSKTSDYTSTLDKLFKGNPDAVGFVGYPESGRSILQTWKGGGYGGNWVLSEGLNSTEFFGKIPDIVNGMYVSSPDPESTKGADKFKKAFGGEPKVFSPHSYDAAFLMGLAIHKAGEASGTAIAQNIQSISRPDGETVTVGEFDKAKKALDEDKAINYAGASSPVDLNKNLEPLNRFAILQVENNATVKSVKTVPRSFFEGKV
- a CDS encoding branched-chain amino acid ABC transporter permease codes for the protein MAISGSLVAFGISVGIFAILALGMNIKFGYTGLLEIGHVAFYLLGGYMTALLVLPPTSPGQQYILGLGLPWIVAIVLASLFAGVIGALVSLPAIRLREDYLAITLLGMAYIVQQLFRSERWLANGPRALAGFERPLNNLFPVPGETLGSAIVFGVLVALFWMAATYALARLPSITKFDSARRMIANGTFALTTLGVGYFFGRRAHKADNQMVNVLIAGFLAGVIATVATVVTPAAINELIALVFVGTFSLFTWVYAYVSVRRYFSEATASDALYGLALTVLFFVSLAPLIVLGNDQNEMTSAIGMLLTVVLLAAYVYGLVYLSRNWDRYGSDNVNVVTIVGIGAVWLFIVRYFGVSLISPLQNGGVGSAILSTFQNLIWMLQFHQSLGIVIEYDRFLLVMVFSTLGLMYYLSETAVQSPFGRVLKAIREDEDVATALGKNTFTYKVQSMAVGSAIAGFAGGLTAIQFQSLTWSIFRMDVTFFVLLMVIIGGTANNRGAILGSVIFWSFSRATSDLAEFFPAAAGSSIRALRLVIIGALLIVILYYRPEGIWGEEHRTIEVDSE
- a CDS encoding RimK family alpha-L-glutamate ligase — protein: MVTIALSYPSQGANPLKTDVFADLTTWADVRWLDPQIDHPDLVNERIDLYHMARQQPASLRDLGRACRAGIPTINPYEGVVLLADRFACTRQLAEIGIRVPESQYGRATEIELEPPVIVKSRYEIGSGDHEILRFDDDPDFTGQQFVQKYVPHTREIKLHCAGEAVRAVAIDPTHDRCRECAVTPQLRSVAERIRQLMGMELFEVDLVGDDALFVVDVNPAISLRGVVDGKAVYETLLSQPLRDRSVEGSLTHASS